A window from Triticum aestivum cultivar Chinese Spring chromosome 6D, IWGSC CS RefSeq v2.1, whole genome shotgun sequence encodes these proteins:
- the LOC123143368 gene encoding solanesyl diphosphate synthase 3, chloroplastic/mitochondrial isoform X2 gives MASAIRTDTPDSVVGSRNELRARQMRIAEITEMIHVASLIHDDVLDAADTRRGMDSLNSAVGNKLAALAGDFLLFRAFSAAGSLENTEVVSLLATALNNLVTGELMQMTVTPAQRCSMDYYLQKTYYKTAALISNSCKAVAVLSGQTAEVAGLAYQYGRHLGIVTAPVLFAMEEFPELRGSVEHGFNDPSDVATALEYLAKSQGIERTRLLATEHAKLAARAIDALPEVGNKVALVSRQALKDLAQKLIRRTK, from the exons ATGGCCTCGGCTATAAGAACAGACACTCCTGACTCGGTTGTCGGTTCAAGGAACGAGCTTCGTGCAAGACAGATGCGCATTGCTGAGATAACTGAAATGATTCAT GTAGCAAGCCTTATCCATGATGATGTTCTGGATGCTGCTGATACCAGACGTGGTATGGACTCCCTGAACTCTGCGGTGGGAAACAAG CTTGCGGCATTGGCTGGTGATTTCCTACTTTTCAGGGCATTTTCTGCTGCCGGATCTCTAGAGAATACAGAG GTTGTATCTTTACTAGCAACAGCTCTAAATAACCTTGTGACAGGTGAGCTTATGCAGATGACCGTAACTCCAGCACAACGCTGCAG CATGGATTACTATTTGCAGAAGACATACTACAAGACAGCTGCACTCATTTCAAATAGCTGCAAAGCCGTTGCAGTTCTTTCTGGCCAAACAGCAGAGGTTGCAGGCCTTGCTTATCAGTATGGCAGGCACTTG GGAATCGTGACCGCTCCTGTGTTGTTCGCAATGGAAGAGTTCCCTGAGCTACGTGGGAGTGTAGAGCATGGATTCAATGACCCTTCAGATGTTGCTACT GCCCTTGAATACCTTGCGAAAAGCCAGGGAATCGAGAGGACAAGGTTGCTTGCTACTGAACACGCAAAACTGGCAGCGCGCGCGATCGATGCGCTTCCTGAGGTTGGGAACAAAGTTGCACTGGTGTCGAGACAAGCACTCAAAGACCTTGCTCAAAAGCTCATCAGGAGAACAAAGTGA
- the LOC123143368 gene encoding solanesyl diphosphate synthase 3, chloroplastic/mitochondrial isoform X1: MASAIRTDTPDSVVGSRNELRARQMRIAEITEMIHVASLIHDDVLDAADTRRGMDSLNSAVGNKLAALAGDFLLFRAFSAAGSLENTEVVSLLATALNNLVTGELMQMTVTPAQRCSMDYYLQKTYYKTAALISNSCKAVAVLSGQTAEVAGLAYQYGRHLGIAYQLIDDILDFTGTSASLGKGSLSDIHQGIVTAPVLFAMEEFPELRGSVEHGFNDPSDVATALEYLAKSQGIERTRLLATEHAKLAARAIDALPEVGNKVALVSRQALKDLAQKLIRRTK, encoded by the exons ATGGCCTCGGCTATAAGAACAGACACTCCTGACTCGGTTGTCGGTTCAAGGAACGAGCTTCGTGCAAGACAGATGCGCATTGCTGAGATAACTGAAATGATTCAT GTAGCAAGCCTTATCCATGATGATGTTCTGGATGCTGCTGATACCAGACGTGGTATGGACTCCCTGAACTCTGCGGTGGGAAACAAG CTTGCGGCATTGGCTGGTGATTTCCTACTTTTCAGGGCATTTTCTGCTGCCGGATCTCTAGAGAATACAGAG GTTGTATCTTTACTAGCAACAGCTCTAAATAACCTTGTGACAGGTGAGCTTATGCAGATGACCGTAACTCCAGCACAACGCTGCAG CATGGATTACTATTTGCAGAAGACATACTACAAGACAGCTGCACTCATTTCAAATAGCTGCAAAGCCGTTGCAGTTCTTTCTGGCCAAACAGCAGAGGTTGCAGGCCTTGCTTATCAGTATGGCAGGCACTTG GGTATAGCATATCAGCTGATCGACGACATCCTTGATTTCACGGGCACATCCGCTTCACTAGGCAAAGGCTCCTTGTCTGATATCCATCAA GGAATCGTGACCGCTCCTGTGTTGTTCGCAATGGAAGAGTTCCCTGAGCTACGTGGGAGTGTAGAGCATGGATTCAATGACCCTTCAGATGTTGCTACT GCCCTTGAATACCTTGCGAAAAGCCAGGGAATCGAGAGGACAAGGTTGCTTGCTACTGAACACGCAAAACTGGCAGCGCGCGCGATCGATGCGCTTCCTGAGGTTGGGAACAAAGTTGCACTGGTGTCGAGACAAGCACTCAAAGACCTTGCTCAAAAGCTCATCAGGAGAACAAAGTGA
- the LOC123143370 gene encoding uncharacterized protein has protein sequence MAAPMASPLTAVARAARVHPVSCSASSSSAKNPKQSSSSSSSPPAVPSLRSTAVALAGAVPLLAALPPPDAMAVGGELGIIEGRTVALLHPAIMGGLFAYTLWAGYLGWQWRRVRTVQDEITELKKQVRPAAAATPAAVGAGDSAPPPPPAAKSPTEIKINELTEERKKLVKGGFRDRHFNAGSILLGLGVTESVGGALNTWLRTGKLFPGPHLFAGAAITVLWAAAAALVPAMQKGNETARSLHIALNTINVLLFIWQIPTGLEIVGKVFEFTNWP, from the exons ATGGCCGCGCCCATGGCCTCGCCGCTCAcggccgtcgcccgcgccgcccgcgtccACCCCGTCtcctgctccgcctcctcctcctctgccaagAACCCCAagcagtcgtcgtcgtcgtcgtcttcgccgCCTGCTGTGCCGTCGCTGAGGTCCACGGCGGTGGCGTTGGCGGGGGCGGTGCCGCTGCTGGCGGCGCTCCCGCCGCCGGACGCGATGGCGGTGGGCGGCGAGCTGGGGATCATCGAGGGCCGCACCGTCGCGCTGCTGCACCCGGCCATCATGGGCGGCCTCTTCGCCTACACGCTCTGGGCGGGCTACCTCGGCTGGCAGTGGCGCCGCGTCCGCACCGTCCAGGACGAGATCACCGAGCTCAAGAAGCaggtccgccccgccgccgccgccaccccggccgCGGTCGGCGCCGGGGACtccgccccgcccccgccccccgccgccAAGTCCCCCACCGAGATCAAGATCAACGAGCTCACCGAG GAGAGGAAGAAGCTGGTGAAGGGCGGGTTCCGGGACCGGCACTTCAACGCGGGGTCGATCCTGCTGGGCCTGGGCGTGACGGAGTCCGTCGGCGGCGCGCTCAACACCTGGCTCCGCACCGGCAAGCTCTTCCCGGGCCCGCACCTGTTCGCGGGGGCGGCCATCACCGTGCTCTGGGCGGCGGCCGCGGCGCTGGTGCCGGCGATGCAGAAGGGGAACGAGACGGCCAGGAGCCTGCACATCGCGCTCAACACCATCAACGTCCTGCTCTTCATCTGGCAGATCCCCACGGGGCTCGAGATCGTCGGCAAGGTCTTCGAGTTCACCAACTGGCCATGA